In Buchnera aphidicola (Takecallis taiwana), the genomic stretch AAATATTGTAGATGCCACTACTGGATTGGGTAAAGATGCGTTTATATTCTTTTCATATGGATGTCATGTTACTATGATCGAACGTAATCCAATTATATCAATCTTGTTAGATGATGGATTAAAACGAAGTTATCAAGATAATAAAATACAACATTTAATAAAACAACGCATGCAATTAATATATAATACCAGCTTAAATATTCACCAACTGAATATTAAAAAACCCGATGTAATTTATTTAGATCCAATGTTCCCAAAATTAAAAAAAAAAGCACTATCAAAAAAAACAATACGAACAATTCAAGATATAGTTGGTAATGATACAGATTCTCACTTATTACTACCAATATGTCTATTATTTGCTAAAAACCGCGTTGTTGTTAAACGACCAAAAAAATCAAATCACGTTGCAAATATAAAACCAAACTACATTATCGAAACAAAGAAACATCGTTTTGATATTTATTTAACAAAAAAAAATACTAAAATATATTATTAAAAATATATTTACAATAAAAATTTATATATTTTATGATATAAAATGATATAATTATTATATTATATTACATCATTCTTGATCAGTATTGATACGATGTACATATTTTGCTCCAATAAGTAGTATTGTAATAATAAATATAGAAATACCAACCCAATTACCAAATGACCAAAAAATACCACCAAATGTACCAAGTATACTCGATCCTAAATAATAACAACACAAATATAATGAAGATGCTTGACCTTTTGCTATTTTAGAACGATAACCTATCCAACTGCTTGCAACTGAGTGAGCAGAAAAAAAACCACTCGAAAACATCATTAATCCTAAAATTATAAATATTAAAATATTCCATTGCGTCATTACAATACCTAAAATCATAATTAACAATGAATAAATTAATACATTTTTTCTACCATACTGGATAATAAATTCACTCGCTTTCGGTGAACTATATGCTCCAGTTAAATACACCACAGATAACAAACCTATAACAATTTGATTTAAAAAAAACGGTTTTATCATTAATCGATAACCAACATAATTAAATAAAGTTACAAAACTACCCATTAAAATAAAACCAATTAAAAATAAAGTCGATAACACATTATCATTACATTGTATCAGGAAACTACGCATAATTTTATTAGGTTTTAAAGAGATACTAATAAAGTTTTTAGAAGCAGGTAACAAAATTACAAACAGTACAGATCCAATTAAAGAAACAATACCAATAATAAATAGTGATTTTTCCCAAGAACAATAATTAACTAAGACACTACTTAAAAATCTACCAGAAAAACCACCAATAGTATTACCACTAATATACAACCCTATTGCAAAAGGTAATATTTTAGGATGCATTTCTTCACTTAAGTATGTCATTGCAACAGCAGCTACACCACTTAACGTTAAACCGGTTAACATCCTTAAAATAATAATTTCAATCCAGGTATGCATTGCAGAACATAATATAGTTAATGATGTCGCTAACAATAAAGAAGTGCTCATGACGATTTTACGACCGAATGTATCTGATAAAGAACCTGTAAATAACATACCAATAGCCATGGATGCTGTAGCAGCAGATAAAGATAAACTACTCTGTGCAGGTGTTAAATGAAACTCACTTGAAAAAGTAGGTAAAATAGGTTGTACACAATATAAAATTGAAAAAGTAGCTAATCCAGCCGAAAATAAAGCAATAATAACTTTTTTAAATTTTATAGTTTCACGACCAATATATTTTTTTTTTTCACACTGAAAATTAGTAATAACATGTTTTTGATTACACTGTTTCTTTAAACCGGACAAGCCTTTCTCCTTTTATTTAGGAACATCATATTATATTAAAAATGTACTTTCAATATTATGTTTAATAATATTATATTTTATATAATAATAATATAAAAATTATCAAACCTTGAAAAATCTTTCACTAATATAGCCATCATATACGTATTCAGCAGGTCCTGTCATATACACATCATGTCCAAATCCATTCCAACGAACTTGTAAATCACCGCCTGGTAAAGTCACAATAACATGATTTTTTAAAATACCTTGTATAATACCAAATACGACAGAAGCACAGGCACCACTACCACAAGCTTGTGTTTCACCAACTCCGCGTTCATATACACGTAAGATAATATGCTCATTAGACACAACTTGCATATAGTTAACATTAATACCGTCCGGAAAAAAAGAATGATTATTAAGTATTTTTCCAATACGGCATACAGGATAATTTTTAATATTTTTAACAATAGTAATAAAATGCGGATTGCCAATAAAAATTGTACCGTATTTTATTATACAATCATTTACAGTAAATGTATTTAAACGAAAATTATTTAATATAAACTTTGGTATATTCAATAAATTAAATTGAGGTTTACCCATATTTACAATGATATTATTTTTATTAATGATTTGAATAATAATATGGCTATTTTGTGTTTGTACCATCAGTGTAGTTTTTATAGTCATCTTTTTTAAATATATAAAATATGCAAAACACCTTGCACCATTACCACACTGCGCTACCTCAGAACCATCCGAATTAAAAATACGATAATAAAAATCATATTTGATATTTTTTGCATGTTCAACTATTAATAACTGATCAAATCCAATACCAGTATTTCGATTAGATATTTTCTGTATTACTTGTTTCGATAAATTAAATTCTTGATTAATTCTGTCTAAAATGACAAAATCATTACCTAAACCATGCATTTTTGAAAAATTTAATACTTTATTTTGATTTAACATAATAAGAAAGATTTATATAAATGAAAAAACAAACCTGATAATATTGATCAGTAATATTTAAATTTACATCATGTAATCTCATACAAGATATAATTGGATAAACTTATGAAGCTTACAAAATCTGAATTTCATACTTTATATAATAATATTTTAACACAAATTGAAAACACTTTAGATCATGTAAATTATGAAAATGATTTAGATTATGAAATTAATCATCACATTATGGTAATATCTTTTTCTAAAAAAAATAAAATTATCATTAGCAAACAAGAATCATTAAGACAAATTTGGTTAGCTACAAAACAAAATGGATATCATTTCAATTATAAAAATAACAATTGGATTTGTAATCGTAGTAAAATAAATTTTTGGCATATCTTAAAACAAGCGTGTTATTTACAAGGATCTATGAAAATTACATTAGAAAATTTAATAATATAAAAATATAATTCGGCGAAAGAGGATTTGAACCCCTGACCTACTGGTCCCAAACCAGTTGCGCTACCAAGCTGCGCTATTCGCCGAAATAAAAAATATTTAAAAATTTAAAAATTTAAAAAACACTTTGGGTGACTAATGGGGCTCGAACCCATGACATCTGGAACCACAATCCAGGACTCTACCAACTGAGCTATAGTCACCATATAAGTAATTTAAAACAATATATACTAAGAAATTATAACATATTATTTATTTTAAGTAAATATTTTTCAAATTAAAAAATTGCGCTCGACAGGATTTGAACCTGAGACCTCTACCTTCGGAGGGTAGCGCTCTATCCAACTGAGCTACGAGCGCTTTAAAAAAAAGATAATTATATTTCAAAAATATAAATATAATACATGAACTAAATATAGATTCAAAAATATATTTTATGTTATAATACATTATAACAAATGTTACAATTATTTAGTATGTATTTTTATATACGTTGCATCATATTAAAAAATTCGTAATTTGTCTTTGTCATAGACAATTTATTAATTAAAAAATCCATTGCATCAATTTCATTCATCGGATGAATGATTTTACGCAAAATCCACATTTTTTTTAATTCTTCAGATGAGGTTAATAATTCTTCTTTTCGAGTACCTGAACGATTATAATCAATTGCTGGAAACACACGTTTTTCTGCAATCTTACGGGATAATAATAATTCCATATTCCCCGTTCCTTTAAATTCCTCATAAATTACTTCATCCATTTTAGAACCGGTATCAATTAATGCTGTAGCAATAATAGTTAAACTACCACCCTCTTCAACGTTTCGGGCAGCACCAAAAAATCGTTTTGGTCGATGTAAAGCATTAGCATCTACACCTCCTGTTAATACTTTACCGGAAGCAGGTACAACTGTATTATATGCCCTGGCTAATCTAGTCACAGAATCGAGTAATACAACAACATCTTTTTTATGTTCTACTAAACGTTTAGCTTTTTCAATCACCATCTCTGCTACCTGAATGTGTCGCAGAGCTGGTTCATCAAATGTTGAAGCAATAACTTCTCCTTTCACTAAACGTTGCATTTCTGTTACTTCTTCAGGTCGTTCGTCAATTAATAAAACTATTAAAACACACTCTGCATGGTTTTGCGCGATACTTTGAGCAATATTTTGTAATAACATAGTTTTACCAGCTTTTGGTGGAGCTACAATCAACCCTCTCTGTCCTCTACCAATAGGAGCAGATAAATCTAAAACACGCGTGGTTAAATCTTCAGTTGATCCGTTACCTCGCTCCATCCGTAATCGTGAATTAGCATGCAATGGAGTTAAATTTTCAAATAAAATTTTAGTACGTGCGTTTTCTGGTTTTTCATAATTCACTTTATTAACTTTTAATAAAGCAAAATATCTTTCGCCCTCTTTAGGAGGTCTAATTTTACCAGCAATAGTATCCCCGGTTCGCAAATTAAATCTACGAATTTGACTTGGTGATATATATATATCATCAGGACCAGCTAGATAAGAACTATCTGAAGAACGTAGAAAACCAAATCCATCTTGCAATATTTCTAAAACTCCATCTCCAAAGATATTTTCACCACCTTTTGCATGTTGTTTTAGAATAGTAAAAATAATATCTTGTTTTCGCATTCGAGCTAAATTTTCTAGTCCGATCTTATTACCAAGAATAATTAATTCAGAAACTAACATATTTTTCAGTGTAGTAAGATTCATAAATATCATTTCTTAATAAAAACACTAATATATAACTGTAGAAATATTTGGAGTTATCTTTAGAGGAGGGGGAAGGAGGGATATAAAATACATCTATCTTATAATATTAATAAACTTTTATATTATAATAATAACACGATATTAAAAAAATATCTAGCGGTTTTGGAGTACAAAACATATCATATAATATGTATATTATGTAATATTAAAATGTAAATTTAATAATTTTTTAATTTCAGATGCAGAAATTACGCCTGAATTTTTAGCAATTAATTTACTATTTTTAAAAAATAATAATGTCGGTATACTTTGTATAGAATATTTTGACATAATTTCTTGACAAGCATCGACATTCACTTTTGCGACTATTAATGTTTTTTGATATTCTTGTGCAATCTCTTCTAAAATTGGTACAAAAACTTTACATGGGCCACACCAATCTGCCCAAAAATCTACAATAACTGGTTTATTTTTATTATTAATTACTGTATTAAAATTATCATCTGTTAAAGATATAAGTAAACTATTCATAATATTCGTCCTGAGAAATTTGATTATAAAAAATAAAATAATATTTAAATATATTATACTATATTTATCCAAATTAAATCATGTCTGGGTAATTCAAATAAAAAACGACTTGGTTGAATTTGTATAATTTCATTATAGCAAGATCTTTGATGACAATAACTAAATGTCAATTCAGTTTTAGCTCGAGTAATAGCAACATAAATTAATCGACGCTCTTCAGCAATATTATTAACATGAATTTGTTGATAAGAAGGAATAATACCTTCTTCTGATCCGACTATGAATACAATAGGAAATTCTAAACCTTTCGATGCATGCATGGTCATTAATTGTATAGCATTACATTCATTAGTATGATTAGCGTTTATATTTATATCATGCATAACAAATTGATTTACTAGTTGTACTAATATATCATACGTATTTAATGTAACATATTTTTCACTATACTGTTTAAAAAATGCTTTGGTCCAGTCTAAAAAAATATGTACATTTTGTATACATTTTTGATAATTATTTTTATTAGATTTTATTAACCATTTTTCATACTGTGTATCATGCATGATTTTATATAATATTTGTGTTGGTTTTTCTTTAAAAAAAAGCATGATATTTTTCACCCAAACTGTAAATTTATCTAATCTTTTACGTACATATGAATGTAATGTATTTTTAAAAACATCATCTTGTATAACAGAAAAATAATCTTTATTATAATCATTTGCATATTTAACAATTTTTTTTACTGTATTTATACCAATATTACGAGCTGGTATATTAATAATTCTTATAAGAGAGATATTATCATATTGATTAATAAAAAATTTTAGATATGATATTAAATTTTTAATTTCAGATCTATTAAAAAATGAATTATTGCCATGAATAAAATATGGTATTTGTTTTTGAAATAAATATTTTTCAAAAATTTTAGCTTGTTGATTCGTACGATATAAAATAGCATAATCATGGTAATTCATACCATGATGTACTTTATGTAGTAATATATCATCAATAATTTTTTTTGCTTCTTGGTATTCATTTTTTAACTTTAATACACGAATTTTCGCACCATCTGATAAGTTAGAAAATAATTTTTTTTTAAAAATATGCACATTATTCGATATTAACGTATTCGCAATATGTAAAATCCTTTTTGATGATCTATAATTATGTTCCATTGTGATAACTTGTAAATTAGGATAATCACGTTTTAAAAATAATATATTATCAATATTAGCTCCACGCCATGCGTAGATAGATTGATCATCATCACCTACCAACGTAAAATTAGATGCAGAACCTGTTAATAATTGAATTAATTTGTATTGACTAAAATTAGTATCCTGATATTCATCTACTAATAAATATTTAATATAATTTTGCCACTTATCCTGAATCACAGGATGTTTTTGCAATAAAATAACTGCCACATAGATTAAATCGTCAAAATCAAAAGCATTATTTTGTTTTAAAAATTTATTATATTGATCATAATATACAGCAAAGATTTGATCTTGTTTTGAAACAGCATCTTTCTTTGCTTGTTTAGGAGTAATAATTTTATTTTTTTGATACGTAATATATGAAATAATTTTTTTTAAAATATCATGATTATTTCGCATATTTTGTGCAATAATACTTTTAATTAATCGTGTTTGATCTGCAGAATCAAATAAAGTATAATCACTTTTATATCCTAATAAATCTAGTGATTGTGAAATAATTTTCATACCTAACGCATGAAATGTATAAATATTTAATTTTTGACTAATATTTTGTTTTGTCTGCAAAATTTTATAAATTCTAGATTTCATTTCTTGAGCGGATTTATTTGTAAAAGTAACTGCAAAAATCTCACTAGCTTTATAGCCATATTGATTAATTAATGTAACAATTTTATTAATTATAACACAAGTTTTTCCTGACCCTGCCCCTGCTAATACTAAGCAAGGACCTTGTACTGTATGAATTGCTTGTACTTGCCGTTTATTTAACAACATATATTATTTAAATATCTAAAATGCTTTTCATATTTTTCATGTAACTTCTTAATTTTCTGCCAATCTTTTCAATATCATGATTATAAATTTCTTGATTTAAGTCATGTAATTTTATATTACTAATCTCAGTCTTTGGATAAGAAACACCAATATCATCCTGACGTATATTACGAATAAAGTTTCTTAAAATAGGTATCGCACGTTTTGTAAATAAATAACTACCATATTCTGCTGTATCAGAGATTACTAAATTCATTTCATAAAAACGCTTTCTAGCAATAGTATTTGCGATTAATGGTAATTCATGTAAAGATTCATAATACGCAGATTCTGCTTTAATACCAGAAGATACCATAGTTTCAAATGCTAACTCTACACCTGCTTTTAATATAGCAACCATTAATGTACCGTTTTGAAAATATTCATCTTCTATGATGACTTCATTTGAAGTAACCGCTTTTTCAAATGCAGTATTTTTAATTTCATCACGCCATGTTAATAAATTTTTATCATTATTATGCCAATCAGCAATCATATTTTTTGAAAAATCACCTGAAATAATATCATCCATATGTTTCTCAAACAATGATTTTAACATAGTTTTTAAATTATTGGATAACTCACATACTCGAAATTTAGAAGAATTAGATAATCTATTTAACATTAAAGTAATACCACCATGTTTCAATGCTTCGGTAAGCACTTCCCATCCGGATTGTAGTAACTTTACTGCATAACTAGACTGATAACCATGAGACATGAGATAATCATAAATCACGATTGAACTAGACTGTAATAAACCACATAATATAGTTTGTTCTCCCATTAAATCCGATTTGACTTCAGCTATAAAAGATGATTTTAAAACGCCAGCACGATGACTACCAATAGAAAACGCCCAAGCTTTTGCAATTTCTAAACCTTGTTGTAAAAAATCATTTTCATGATGTACTGCAATTAATGCAGGTACACCAAAACCGCGTTTATACTCTTCACGTACTTCAGTACCTGGACATTTTGGAGCTACCATAATCACAGTAATATCTTTTCTAATAATTTCCCCAACTTCAACAATATTAAACCCATGAGAATAACCTAAAATAGAATTTTTTTTCATTAATGATTGTATATTCTCAATAACAACCGAATGTTGTTTATCAGGTGTTAGATTAATTACTAAATCTGCTATCGGTATTAATTGGTCATAACTACCAACTGGAAAATTATGATTAATTGCATTTTGCCAAGATTGATTTTTCGTTAAAATACTTTCTTCTTTTAATGCATAAGAAATATTTAAACCTGAATCACGCATATTCAAACCTTGATTTAATCCTTGAGCACCACAACCAATAATAACAATTTTTTTATCTTTTAAAATATTAATAACATTGCTAAAATTTTTTTTATCTAAAAACGAACATTGCTGTAACTGTATCACTTGATTACGAAAATTCAATGTATTAAAATAATTATTCATATTTATATCTGTTCCTATATAAAGAAAAAGCGTATAATATTTTACTTATTGACCAATGAATTATTTTTTAGTAATAGGTTAATCTGTTTAGTATTACGAACCGCGCCTTGATCTGCACTAGTTGCAAACAATGAATATAACTTTAATGCAAATGAAATTGTACGAAAACGATGTTTTGGTTGATATGCTTTAATATGATTTTCTTCTTCTTTTTGACGATTCATTAATTCATTTGTTGTAATCTTTAAACAAATTGATCGATTTGGGATATCTATACATATTAAATCATTATCTTTTACTAAAGCGATTAACCCTTTATTTGCAGCTTCTGGAGAAATATGCCCAATTGATAAACCGGACGTTCCTCCTGAAAATCTACCATCAGTTATCAAAGCACAGGATTTATCTATACCCATAGATTTTAAATATGTACTAGGATATAACATTTCTTGCATCCCTGGTCCACCTTTTGGACCTTCATAACGAATTAATACAATATCACCAGCATGAATTTTATTATTTAATATTGCTTCTACAGCAGTGTCTTGACTTTCATAAACTTTAGCCCGACCTGTAAAAACTAATTGATCTTTATCTAATCCAGCAGTTTTAACAATACAACCATTTTGTGCTAAATTACCATACAAAACTGCTAATCCACCATCTTGGCTATAAGCAAACTGAGAGGATCTAATACATCCAAATTGTCGATCATTATCGACTGTATCCCAACGAAATGATTGAGAATATGGTATAGTTGTTCTGATACCTGCAGGACCAGCCCTAAACATTTTAATTATATTATCATCTTTAGTATATTTAATATTGTATGTTTTTAACATTGTGCTTAACGATTGACCTAAAATATTATATACATTTTGATGTAATAAATTAATTTCATTTAATTCGCCTAAAATACCCATAATACCACCTGCTCGATGTACATCTTCTACATGATACAACATACTACTAGGAGCAACTTTACATAAATGTGGCGTTGTTCGTGATAATCTGTCAATATCTTTCATAGTAAAATCGACACTACCTTCTTGTGCGGCAGCTAATAAATGTAAAATAGTATTTGTAGATCCACCCATTGCAATATCTACACGCATAGCATTTTCAAAAGCAAGCTTATTTGCAATATTACGAGGTAAAACAGACGTATCATTACAATGATAATATTGTTGAGTTGCTATTACTATTGCTTTTGCAGAATCGATAAATATTTGTTTTCGATCAACATGTGTAGCTAATATAGTACCATTACCCGGTAATGCTAAACCTATGGCTTCCATTAAACAATTCATAGAATTTGCTGTAAACATACCTGAACATGAACCACATGTAGGACACGCAGATGTTTCAATATCATATACATGATCATCAGATATTTTTGAATCAGCACTATTACTGATCGCATCTACCAAATTAATTTTCTTAAATTCATTATTTAAAGAAACTTTACCAGCCTCCATAGGACCACCAGAAACAAATACAGATGGTATATTTAATCTTAATGCAGCCATAAACATAGCTGGAGTGATTTTATCGCAATTAGAAATACAAATCATAGCATCAACACAATGCGCATTAATCATATATTCAATTGAATCAGCGATCAATTCACGCGAAGGTAAAGAATATAACATACCTTCATGTCCCATGGCAATACCATCATCTACAGCAATAGTATTGAATTCTTTTGCTACACCTTGACCGGTTTTATTAATCACATCCACAATTAATGTACCAACATCTTGTAGGTGTATATGTCCAGGGACAAATTGAGCAAAGGAATTAACAACTGCGATAATAGGTTTTTTAAAATCATCATCTTTCATTCCTGTAGCACGCCATAATGCTCTAGCACCTGCCATATTTCTACCACTAGTACTAGTTTTAGAACGATATTTAGGCATAATTTCTAATCTCTACAATAGAATATCTATATGGTTAAAAAATATTTATTAAAAATCCATGATTATATTTTATTTATATCAATTAATATATTATGTATAAAAAAGATTCTTAAAAAACGTATAACTACACAGGGATGAAGGGACTTGAACCCCTAACTTTCGGTTTTGGAGACCGATACTCTACCAATTGAGTTACATCCCTATATAAATTATAAGTATACTATTTTAAATATATTTAGTCTATTTAAAAATAAATCAAAAAATCACAAAATTAATTTTCGAATTTAATCGTTAGAAATATTACTATAAAAAATACATTATATACAAAAAATAATATATTAATTTTTTAGATATTATAAAATAACATCATTTATATTAAAATTCTATATTATATAATTTATTAAAGGCATAACATGAAGTTTCCAATTTATTTAGATTATGCATCAACAACACCGGTAGATACAGAAATAGTAAAAAAAATGATCAACTACCTCACTCTTAATGGTACATTTGGTAATTCTGCATCACGATCACATCAATTTGGTTGGTTAGCAGAAGAAGCAATAGATATTGCACGTGAACAAATTGCAGAATTAATTCATGCTGATCCAAGGGAAATTATCTTTACTTCAGGTGCTACCGAATCTAATAATCTCGCTATTAAAGGTTGTTGTAGTTTTTATCGTAATAAGGGTAATCATATTATCACAAGTAGTACTGAACATAAATCAGTATTAGATACTTGTAGATATCTAGAACAAAAGAAATACTCTGTTACATATATTAATCCAAAAAAAAATGGTATAATTGATTTACAAGATATTATAAAAAACATAAAAAAAAATACAATATTAATTTCAATTATGTATGTTAATAATGAAACTGGAACTATACAAGATATAAACAATATTTCCAACATATGTCGTAAAAAAAATATTTTTTTACATGTAGATGCAACACAAGCTATAGGTAAAATACCAATCAATTTAAACAAGACTTATATTAATTTAATGTCATTTTCAGCACATAAGATTTATGGACCGAAAGGTATTGGTGTATTATATATTAAACGTAAACCAAGAATTAGACTAACTCCACAAATACATGGCGGGAGCCATGAACGAGGAATGCGATCTGGTACATTACCAGTACATCAAATTGTTGGTATGGGCGCTGCATGTAAAATTGCAAACCGTAATCTACCTCATGAAATAACACGTATATTTCATTTACGTAATATGCTTTGGGACGGTATTAAAAATATTGAAGAAATATATTTAAATACTAATTTACAATATAGTGCACCACATATTTTAAATGTAAGCTTTAATTTTGTAGAAGGTGAATCTTTAATCATGGCATTAAAAAATCTAGCAGTGTCATCTGGATCTGCTTGTACCTCAGCAAGTTTAGAACCGTCATATGTACTAAAAGCATTAGGCTTGAAAGACGAATTAGCACATAGCTCAATTAGATTTTCAATAGGACGGTTTACAACAGAAGCAGAAATTACATATACAATCAATATGATTCATACAGCAATACATAAATTACGTGAATTATCCCCATTATGGGAAATGTTTAAAGATGGCATTGATCTAAATAAAGTAAAATGGCAACATAACTAAACTTCAAGATAAGGTAAACATATGACATATAGTAAAAAAGTTATTGATCATTACGAAAATCCTCGTAATGTCGGATCTTTTAAAAACGTACAATCTAAAAAAATTGGTAGTGGACTAGTTGGTGCTCCAGCTTGTGGAGATGTTATGAAATTACAAATTAAAGTTAATGAAAAAGGAATTATTGAAGATGCTTGTTTCAAAACATACGGATGCGGTTCCGCAATTGCCTCAAGTTCTTTAATTACCGAATGGATTAAAGGAAAATCTATAGAAGAAGCGGAGAAAATTACAAATACTACTATTGCGGATGAATTAGATTTACCACCGGTAAAAATTCACTGTTCAATTCTTGCAGAAGATGCAATTAAAGCAGCAATTCAAGACTATAAAAAAAAAAAATAACAATTTTCAGCATTCCTGACATATTTACATGTTATATAATTGTAATATTTCAGGAATATACAAACCGAATATATAGAGTAAATATTATAAAAATAAATTTATTTTAATAAGGCTAATAATATGTCAAAAATTATTTTTTTACCAAATAAAATTTTATTATCAAAACAAAAAATATGTATTATGAAAATTGGTGAAACCATTTTAGACATTGCTTTAAAAAATAATATTAATATGCAACACGCATGTGAAAAATCATGCGCTTGTAGTACCTGTCATTGTATTATTCGACAAGGATATGAATCATTATCGGAAATTACAGAAAAAGAAAATGATGTGCTAGATAAAGCATATGGTGTTGAATACTATAGTCGTTTAGCTTGCCAGGCAAAAATCTTAAATTTAAATATAACTATTAAAGTTGAAATACCACAGACAAAATAAATAAATAAAATTTAAAAATATATTTATCGAATCATATATGGATTGCTTTTATTTTTAAAAATAATTTTAATAATACTACCAAAAAGATGTAACCGATCTTGAAAAAAATTTATTAAATAACGTTTATAATTTTTTGAAATATACATTAATTGATTTCCATGTATTACAATTGTAGGCGGGTTATATCCTCCGGGATGTGCATATTGTAATTTTATTTGTTTACCCCGAATCACTTTCGGAGGATACTCCTGAATCGCTTGATACATTATCTTTGTTAATTCAGAAGATTTCATAATAAAATTAATATTATTATTTAATTTATTAATTAAAAAAAATATTTTCTTTATACCTATTTGATATAAAGCAGAAATAAAATGAATATAAAAACAATGTATAATTTTATACTTATAATATAAATAATTTCTTATTTTATTTTTTTCTACAATAGATAATTTTTCTGATTTATTAATTAATATTAATATTTTTTTTCCAGATTGAATCATAACATTTAACAACCATAGATCTTGCTTATTAAAACCATCAGTATAATCTACAATTAAAATTGA encodes the following:
- a CDS encoding class I SAM-dependent methyltransferase, whose translation is MIYKIKLINYTNKKKLLHFQTKWKIQHDDNAKFSLIFNKNRIELNNHVINTKKNIWIDFNYKKMVLHQSDQKIKMIQAIGIKKNFFPNIVDATTGLGKDAFIFFSYGCHVTMIERNPIISILLDDGLKRSYQDNKIQHLIKQRMQLIYNTSLNIHQLNIKKPDVIYLDPMFPKLKKKALSKKTIRTIQDIVGNDTDSHLLLPICLLFAKNRVVVKRPKKSNHVANIKPNYIIETKKHRFDIYLTKKNTKIYY
- a CDS encoding MFS transporter — its product is MSGLKKQCNQKHVITNFQCEKKKYIGRETIKFKKVIIALFSAGLATFSILYCVQPILPTFSSEFHLTPAQSSLSLSAATASMAIGMLFTGSLSDTFGRKIVMSTSLLLATSLTILCSAMHTWIEIIILRMLTGLTLSGVAAVAMTYLSEEMHPKILPFAIGLYISGNTIGGFSGRFLSSVLVNYCSWEKSLFIIGIVSLIGSVLFVILLPASKNFISISLKPNKIMRSFLIQCNDNVLSTLFLIGFILMGSFVTLFNYVGYRLMIKPFFLNQIVIGLLSVVYLTGAYSSPKASEFIIQYGRKNVLIYSLLIMILGIVMTQWNILIFIILGLMMFSSGFFSAHSVASSWIGYRSKIAKGQASSLYLCCYYLGSSILGTFGGIFWSFGNWVGISIFIITILLIGAKYVHRINTDQE
- the dapF gene encoding diaminopimelate epimerase: MLNQNKVLNFSKMHGLGNDFVILDRINQEFNLSKQVIQKISNRNTGIGFDQLLIVEHAKNIKYDFYYRIFNSDGSEVAQCGNGARCFAYFIYLKKMTIKTTLMVQTQNSHIIIQIINKNNIIVNMGKPQFNLLNIPKFILNNFRLNTFTVNDCIIKYGTIFIGNPHFITIVKNIKNYPVCRIGKILNNHSFFPDGINVNYMQVVSNEHIILRVYERGVGETQACGSGACASVVFGIIQGILKNHVIVTLPGGDLQVRWNGFGHDVYMTGPAEYVYDGYISERFFKV
- the cyaY gene encoding iron donor protein CyaY, with translation MKLTKSEFHTLYNNILTQIENTLDHVNYENDLDYEINHHIMVISFSKKNKIIISKQESLRQIWLATKQNGYHFNYKNNNWICNRSKINFWHILKQACYLQGSMKITLENLII
- the rho gene encoding transcription termination factor Rho, whose translation is MNLTTLKNMLVSELIILGNKIGLENLARMRKQDIIFTILKQHAKGGENIFGDGVLEILQDGFGFLRSSDSSYLAGPDDIYISPSQIRRFNLRTGDTIAGKIRPPKEGERYFALLKVNKVNYEKPENARTKILFENLTPLHANSRLRMERGNGSTEDLTTRVLDLSAPIGRGQRGLIVAPPKAGKTMLLQNIAQSIAQNHAECVLIVLLIDERPEEVTEMQRLVKGEVIASTFDEPALRHIQVAEMVIEKAKRLVEHKKDVVVLLDSVTRLARAYNTVVPASGKVLTGGVDANALHRPKRFFGAARNVEEGGSLTIIATALIDTGSKMDEVIYEEFKGTGNMELLLSRKIAEKRVFPAIDYNRSGTRKEELLTSSEELKKMWILRKIIHPMNEIDAMDFLINKLSMTKTNYEFFNMMQRI
- the trxA gene encoding thioredoxin, which gives rise to MNSLLISLTDDNFNTVINNKNKPVIVDFWADWCGPCKVFVPILEEIAQEYQKTLIVAKVNVDACQEIMSKYSIQSIPTLLFFKNSKLIAKNSGVISASEIKKLLNLHFNIT